One window from the genome of Paenibacillus azoreducens encodes:
- a CDS encoding GerAB/ArcD/ProY family transporter — translation MRKIRTNISFLQSIMIMMLSTGLLNHVIVIPILLDAANRDAWISALLACALSLVWIIVLHFGITKLNQKHLFQYLAKAYHPALSWILAFFAGIYLFAICLLTTRDTVYWIHLTFSPETPILVLVLVFLLISALNAYFGIHSIANTAGVLLPVVVVLGFFVMLSNTPHKDYTLLKPILEHGMQPVWNGAVYVGAGFVEVFILFFFQHYIKSRLSYLSFMIMVLLLLGLTIGPLIGAIVEFGPDEAEKLRFPAFEEWRLLTIGRYIEHMDFFSVYQWFSGAFLRISLSMFLILEVFQVQSRKGKFWMLGSMFAVIVVLTTIPFSDYYFLKLLSSYVLPYSLWGVLGFSIIIAGLIALAHRRGNTA, via the coding sequence ATGAGGAAAATTAGAACGAATATTTCGTTTTTGCAATCGATCATGATCATGATGCTGAGTACGGGTCTTCTGAATCATGTCATCGTTATTCCTATATTGCTGGACGCCGCCAATCGTGACGCCTGGATTTCGGCCCTGCTGGCATGCGCGCTTTCGCTGGTCTGGATTATTGTACTGCATTTCGGAATTACCAAACTCAATCAGAAGCATCTGTTTCAGTATCTGGCGAAAGCTTACCATCCTGCTCTAAGCTGGATTCTCGCGTTCTTTGCGGGCATTTACCTATTTGCGATATGTTTGCTTACGACCAGGGATACCGTATATTGGATCCATCTCACCTTTTCCCCTGAGACGCCCATACTGGTCCTCGTTCTCGTTTTTCTCTTGATCTCCGCGTTAAATGCCTATTTTGGAATCCACTCCATAGCCAATACGGCAGGTGTTTTATTGCCTGTTGTCGTTGTTTTAGGTTTCTTTGTCATGCTGTCCAACACGCCTCACAAGGATTACACCTTGCTGAAGCCGATACTTGAGCATGGAATGCAGCCGGTATGGAATGGGGCCGTCTATGTAGGAGCGGGTTTTGTCGAAGTATTTATCCTCTTCTTTTTTCAGCACTATATCAAGTCGCGTTTGTCTTATCTTTCCTTTATGATCATGGTCCTTCTCTTGCTGGGTCTCACCATAGGCCCGTTAATCGGCGCGATTGTTGAGTTCGGCCCGGATGAGGCGGAAAAGCTCCGGTTTCCGGCATTTGAGGAATGGAGGCTGTTGACGATCGGCCGGTACATCGAGCATATGGATTTTTTCAGCGTCTATCAATGGTTTAGCGGCGCTTTTCTGAGAATTTCCTTGAGTATGTTCCTGATACTCGAAGTTTTCCAGGTTCAGAGCAGGAAGGGGAAATTTTGGATGCTGGGAAGTATGTTTGCGGTCATTGTAGTCCTCACAACCATTCCCTTTAGCGATTATTATTTTTTGAAATTGTTGTCTTCTTACGTGCTTCCTTATTCTTTATGGGGAGTGCTCGGTTTTTCCATCATTATCGCCGGGCTGATCGCTCTGGCTCACCGAAGGGGGAATACAGCATGA
- a CDS encoding TatD family hydrolase, with the protein MNQIEGKAWSGRAHPENESTPAYHAELAPLVDAHIHLDSYDETRQHEILSGLQNANVEGLIAVSMHLDSSRNNLRLAREYPQLVHPAFGFHPEQAIPSGGEIEELFAWMKRHTGEMIAVGEVGLPYYTRTEAVKTGRSFDSLPYEELLERFIAFAREEDKPIVLHAVYEDADTACRLLAKYNVRRAHFHWFKGSPETVRYMAKQGYFISFTPDIVYEEETRELARRYPPDLVMSETDGPWPFEGPFAGQTTHPRMTADVAAAWGMIRGLSLPEARRQLLGNAKRFYGI; encoded by the coding sequence ATGAACCAGATTGAGGGAAAAGCTTGGTCAGGCCGGGCCCATCCCGAAAATGAGTCTACTCCGGCATATCATGCTGAACTGGCGCCGCTGGTGGATGCGCATATCCATCTGGATTCTTATGATGAAACCCGGCAGCATGAAATACTGTCCGGGCTACAAAATGCAAATGTCGAGGGACTCATCGCCGTTTCCATGCATCTGGATTCCTCCCGAAACAATTTGCGGCTGGCTCGCGAGTATCCGCAGCTTGTCCATCCCGCTTTCGGGTTCCATCCGGAGCAGGCCATCCCCAGCGGGGGCGAGATCGAGGAACTTTTTGCCTGGATGAAGCGGCATACGGGCGAAATGATCGCCGTAGGCGAGGTCGGTTTACCCTATTACACGCGCACAGAAGCGGTAAAAACCGGTCGGTCATTCGATTCCCTTCCTTATGAGGAACTGCTCGAACGGTTTATTGCTTTTGCCAGGGAGGAAGACAAACCGATCGTGCTGCATGCCGTATATGAAGATGCGGATACAGCCTGCCGTCTGCTCGCCAAATATAATGTCCGCCGCGCCCATTTCCACTGGTTTAAGGGGTCGCCGGAGACCGTACGGTATATGGCGAAACAGGGTTACTTCATTTCCTTCACACCCGACATTGTGTATGAAGAAGAAACCCGTGAGCTGGCAAGAAGGTATCCACCTGATCTCGTCATGTCGGAAACCGACGGCCCCTGGCCGTTTGAAGGGCCATTCGCCGGGCAGACGACCCACCCGCGCATGACAGCCGATGTGGCTGCCGCCTGGGGAATGATCCGAGGCTTGTCCCTGCCGGAAGCACGCCGCCAGCTGCTTGGCAATGCCAAACGTTTTTATGGAATATAA
- a CDS encoding thiamine-binding protein: MAHTLLSIQVIPKTPNNEDSIPYVDRAIEVIQQSGVKYEVHPLETTMEGELEELLDVVRRMHTALVEAGSPSIISQIKIAHNPSGISMERLTEKYRP, from the coding sequence ATGGCACATACCCTGCTTAGCATTCAGGTAATTCCCAAAACTCCAAACAACGAGGATTCCATTCCTTATGTGGACCGTGCGATCGAGGTCATTCAGCAATCCGGCGTAAAATATGAGGTACATCCGCTTGAAACGACAATGGAAGGTGAACTGGAGGAGCTGCTTGACGTTGTGCGCCGCATGCATACGGCGCTGGTCGAAGCCGGCAGCCCAAGCATCATCTCCCAGATCAAAATCGCCCATAATCCCAGCGGCATCAGCATGGAGCGGCTAACGGAGAAATACCGTCCATGA
- a CDS encoding DUF3888 domain-containing protein, translating to MKTRIRALLLCLCMFLAIAADFAAAAGEEPKEPKLLLYQDMVLEFLLPDIQNAVNNYYQNLLSANPLVYPYQIDIIQAKRVNGGPGDRGFHFSITLETTPVLGSHIAVGKDRMTFEISPLFPDKVKLIAFRHLQSYELPPNLEELLKGAGETAGDTRYRNLPK from the coding sequence ATGAAAACCCGAATCCGAGCATTGCTGCTGTGTTTGTGCATGTTTCTGGCCATAGCGGCGGACTTCGCCGCCGCAGCCGGGGAAGAGCCAAAAGAACCTAAACTGCTGCTGTACCAGGACATGGTATTGGAGTTCCTGCTTCCCGATATCCAGAACGCAGTCAATAACTATTATCAGAACCTGCTGTCCGCTAACCCGCTCGTATACCCGTACCAAATCGACATTATTCAGGCCAAAAGAGTCAACGGCGGGCCAGGGGACCGCGGTTTTCACTTCTCCATTACGCTGGAGACCACCCCTGTCCTGGGATCCCATATCGCCGTCGGAAAAGATAGGATGACCTTCGAAATATCCCCCCTTTTTCCCGACAAAGTGAAACTCATCGCCTTCAGGCATCTTCAATCTTATGAGCTGCCTCCCAATCTGGAGGAACTGCTTAAAGGCGCCGGCGAAACAGCAGGCGATACAAGATATCGTAATCTGCCCAAATAA
- a CDS encoding heavy metal translocating P-type ATPase: MERNAENREHEQQTTLQITGMTCAACASRIEKGLSRMDGVSRANVNLALEQATVMHDPKKADLRKLEEKIESLGYGTIKETMDFEITGMTCAACSARIEKGLSRMPGVSRANVNLALETAQVEYTAGAVTVQDMMKKVEQLGYKAMPKRAAKDSAELRRQEINHKRFKWMMAAILSFPLLWAMVGHFSFTSWIPVPSLFMNPWFQLVAATPVQFLIGWQFYVGAYKALRNKSANMDVLVALGTSAAYFYSLYLTIQTAGPGSHHPVEMYYETSSILITLILVGKWFEALAKGRSSEAIKSLMGLQAKTALVVRDGREASIPVEDVVVGDSVIVKPGEKIPVDGKVLEGVSSVDESMLTGESIPVDKREGDIVAGATLNKNGMLRIQATKVGGETALAQIIKVVEEAQGSKAPIQRIADVISGIFVPIVVGIAVVTFLIWYFGVEPGQFAPALEKAIAVLVIACPCALGLATPTSIMAGSGRAAEFGILFKGGEHLESAQAIEVVVLDKTGTVTSGKPVLTDVIPAPLMTEQSLLRMTAAVERQSEHPLAEAIVAGARDRSKALPLPEAKDFDNLPGYGVSARVDGRAVLVGTRKLMAERSIPVEAALPAMRQLEDAGKTAMLVAIDGKYAGMVAVADTIKETSREAVSRLQDMGIEVIMITGDNERTAKAIASQAGIHHVLAEVLPEGKAEEVRKLQQTGKRIAMVGDGINDAPALATADIGMAIGTGTDVAMEAADVTLMRGDLNAIADAILMSRRTMGNIKQNLFWALAYNTVGIPIAAAGCLAPWLAGAAMAFSSVSVVLNALRLQRVKP; the protein is encoded by the coding sequence ATGGAACGTAATGCGGAAAACCGGGAGCATGAGCAACAGACGACGCTGCAGATTACTGGTATGACTTGTGCGGCCTGCGCCTCGCGGATCGAAAAAGGCTTAAGCCGCATGGACGGCGTCAGCCGCGCGAATGTCAATCTGGCATTGGAGCAGGCAACCGTGATGCATGATCCCAAGAAGGCCGACTTGCGCAAGCTCGAAGAGAAGATCGAGTCGCTCGGTTATGGAACGATAAAGGAAACGATGGATTTTGAAATTACCGGCATGACCTGTGCGGCCTGTTCTGCGCGGATCGAAAAAGGCTTAAGCCGCATGCCCGGCGTTTCCCGGGCCAACGTGAATTTGGCGCTGGAAACAGCTCAAGTGGAATACACGGCAGGTGCGGTTACCGTTCAAGATATGATGAAAAAGGTCGAGCAGCTTGGCTATAAGGCTATGCCGAAGCGGGCAGCGAAGGACAGTGCCGAGCTGCGCCGGCAGGAGATTAACCATAAGCGTTTCAAGTGGATGATGGCCGCAATTTTGTCCTTCCCGCTGCTATGGGCGATGGTGGGGCATTTCTCTTTCACTTCCTGGATTCCGGTGCCGTCGTTGTTTATGAATCCGTGGTTCCAGCTGGTGGCGGCGACGCCGGTTCAGTTTCTGATCGGCTGGCAGTTTTATGTCGGAGCCTATAAAGCGCTGCGCAACAAAAGCGCCAACATGGACGTGCTGGTCGCTCTTGGGACGTCCGCCGCGTATTTTTACAGCTTGTATCTGACGATTCAAACGGCCGGGCCCGGTTCGCATCATCCGGTAGAAATGTATTACGAAACCAGCAGCATATTGATTACGCTGATCCTGGTTGGCAAATGGTTTGAGGCTTTGGCCAAAGGCCGTTCTTCGGAAGCGATCAAAAGCCTGATGGGACTTCAGGCGAAAACCGCGCTGGTCGTCAGGGACGGCCGGGAGGCCAGCATTCCGGTGGAGGATGTAGTAGTGGGCGACAGCGTCATCGTCAAGCCGGGCGAAAAAATCCCGGTCGACGGCAAGGTGCTTGAGGGAGTTTCTTCCGTGGACGAGTCTATGCTGACGGGAGAAAGCATTCCCGTTGACAAGCGAGAGGGCGACATTGTTGCCGGGGCCACCTTGAATAAGAACGGTATGCTGCGCATTCAGGCCACCAAGGTGGGCGGGGAAACCGCGCTGGCGCAAATCATCAAGGTGGTCGAGGAAGCACAGGGATCGAAGGCGCCAATTCAGCGCATTGCCGACGTCATCTCCGGTATTTTCGTTCCGATCGTCGTCGGGATCGCTGTCGTGACGTTTCTGATTTGGTATTTCGGCGTGGAACCGGGACAGTTCGCCCCGGCGCTTGAAAAAGCCATCGCCGTGCTTGTCATTGCATGCCCTTGCGCGCTCGGGCTTGCTACGCCGACTTCCATTATGGCCGGATCCGGCCGGGCCGCCGAGTTCGGCATCCTGTTCAAGGGCGGGGAGCATCTGGAGTCGGCGCAGGCCATAGAGGTCGTCGTGCTGGACAAGACCGGCACGGTTACGAGCGGCAAGCCTGTGCTGACAGACGTCATCCCCGCGCCGCTGATGACGGAGCAGTCGCTGCTGCGGATGACGGCCGCCGTCGAACGCCAGTCCGAGCATCCGCTCGCGGAAGCGATCGTCGCCGGAGCCCGCGACCGCAGCAAAGCGCTGCCGCTGCCGGAGGCGAAGGACTTCGACAATTTGCCGGGATACGGAGTTTCGGCAAGGGTGGACGGCCGGGCGGTGCTGGTCGGCACCCGCAAGCTGATGGCGGAGCGGAGCATTCCGGTCGAGGCGGCCCTGCCTGCCATGCGACAGCTTGAAGACGCCGGCAAAACCGCCATGCTGGTCGCCATAGACGGCAAATATGCCGGCATGGTGGCCGTTGCGGATACGATCAAAGAGACGTCGCGGGAAGCCGTTTCCCGCCTGCAGGACATGGGGATCGAAGTGATCATGATTACCGGGGACAATGAACGGACGGCGAAGGCCATTGCCTCCCAGGCTGGTATTCACCATGTTTTGGCCGAGGTGCTGCCAGAGGGCAAAGCTGAGGAAGTGCGGAAGCTGCAGCAGACGGGCAAGCGGATCGCCATGGTCGGCGACGGCATCAACGACGCGCCGGCGCTGGCGACAGCCGACATCGGCATGGCGATCGGCACCGGCACGGATGTCGCCATGGAAGCTGCCGACGTGACGCTGATGCGCGGCGATCTGAACGCGATTGCCGATGCGATTCTGATGAGCCGCCGCACGATGGGCAACATCAAGCAGAATTTGTTCTGGGCGCTGGCGTATAACACGGTCGGCATTCCGATTGCCGCCGCAGGTTGTCTCGCCCCATGGCTGGCCGGCGCCGCTATGGCTTTCAGCTCGGTGTCGGTTGTGCTGAATGCGCTGCGTCTGCAGCGGGTGAAGCCGTAA
- a CDS encoding spore germination protein yields MTQKHWDSFKQYEDAAARMFGSSADIIQQVISLSGAEVHLVYCQGLCDVKKVEQYIIPELKNIPEDILRSDELNLQQKVPFHMEPLPMDKMEEAMKEIVLEGDLLLAFTPMNLLFFAKVADPPKRQPEEPNTEVSTRGPRDGFIEDALVNIALIRRRLKSDMLAVEEYTAGTETATKVYLLYHKDTIKPHVLREIKDKLSHLQVKGLVSNTQLEESLHGFTFFPLMTYTGRPDYAVNSILHGKFVIVMGGSPTVLMAPVTFNFLLNTSEDAHFVNVFVAVTRFLRMCSAFFSVFLPGFWIALNTFHQDQIPFTLLATLVNSRQGVPLPAPLEAIVMLILFETFREAGMRLPSAFGQTLSVVGGLIIGQAAISAGIAGPGTIVVIAISVLSTFTLVNQSLISVISLIRIVVLLISGILGLFGTLVCLLTLVLYLGNVRSFGTPYLAPISPPKLRDIYKILFRMPWGKGNFTDKSKNKG; encoded by the coding sequence ATGACGCAAAAACATTGGGATTCATTCAAACAGTATGAGGATGCGGCTGCCAGAATGTTTGGTTCAAGTGCCGACATCATACAACAGGTTATCTCTTTGTCGGGTGCAGAGGTGCATCTGGTTTACTGCCAGGGATTATGCGATGTGAAGAAGGTGGAGCAATACATTATTCCGGAATTGAAAAATATCCCTGAAGATATCCTTCGCTCGGATGAACTGAATCTGCAGCAGAAGGTTCCGTTTCACATGGAGCCCCTGCCAATGGACAAGATGGAAGAGGCGATGAAAGAAATCGTGCTGGAAGGCGATCTTCTTCTGGCTTTTACGCCAATGAATCTTCTCTTTTTCGCGAAGGTGGCCGATCCGCCCAAACGCCAGCCGGAGGAGCCGAATACGGAAGTGTCCACGAGGGGGCCAAGGGATGGTTTTATCGAAGACGCGCTGGTCAATATTGCTTTGATCCGCAGACGGCTCAAGTCGGATATGCTCGCGGTAGAAGAGTATACGGCCGGGACCGAAACCGCAACCAAAGTCTATCTTCTGTATCATAAGGATACGATCAAGCCGCATGTTTTACGCGAAATTAAGGATAAGTTGTCGCATCTGCAGGTCAAAGGATTGGTGAGCAATACGCAGCTGGAAGAAAGTTTGCACGGATTTACGTTTTTTCCCCTGATGACATATACCGGTAGGCCTGACTATGCCGTCAATTCGATCCTACATGGCAAATTCGTCATTGTGATGGGTGGTTCGCCTACGGTGCTTATGGCTCCGGTAACCTTTAACTTTTTGCTCAATACTTCGGAAGATGCGCATTTCGTGAATGTCTTTGTGGCTGTTACGAGGTTTTTAAGAATGTGCAGCGCATTTTTCTCCGTGTTTTTGCCGGGCTTTTGGATCGCGCTGAATACATTCCATCAGGATCAAATTCCCTTTACGCTGCTTGCAACCTTAGTGAATTCGAGACAAGGCGTACCTCTTCCGGCTCCGCTAGAGGCAATCGTGATGCTGATTTTGTTTGAGACTTTTCGGGAGGCGGGTATGAGATTGCCTTCCGCTTTCGGGCAGACCTTATCAGTAGTTGGGGGGTTAATTATCGGACAGGCAGCCATCAGCGCCGGGATTGCAGGCCCGGGAACGATCGTTGTGATTGCAATCTCGGTGCTCTCCACGTTTACATTGGTGAACCAATCCTTGATAAGCGTCATCAGCCTAATTCGGATTGTCGTGCTCTTGATTAGCGGGATCCTGGGGTTGTTCGGAACTTTGGTTTGTCTATTGACCCTGGTTCTCTATCTGGGTAATGTGCGTTCCTTCGGTACCCCTTATCTGGCTCCTATATCACCGCCGAAACTTAGGGATATATACAAAATTCTGTTCAGAATGCCGTGGGGCAAGGGGAATTTTACGGACAAATCGAAAAATAAAGGATGA
- a CDS encoding ABC transporter permease: protein MKRWWSHVWPPFVAVLFFLIAWQLCTSLFDIEKWILPSPADIAKQTAEGAGGLWGHVLATVKLTLEGFVIGTSVGLLIALILHMIPFLKSALYPLLILSQNIPTIALAPLLMIWFGFGLLPKLIVITLVCFFPVAVATMGGLKQTDRMMLNYMRMIGANKRQIFTKLELPHALPSIFSGIKIAATYSVMGAVIAEWIGAEKGIGYYMMLQKAGYRTDRMFVAIMIIVALSLMMFGLIALLEKWLVRWKPKQES from the coding sequence ATGAAACGCTGGTGGAGTCATGTTTGGCCGCCCTTCGTGGCGGTCCTCTTCTTTTTGATCGCCTGGCAGCTGTGTACTTCGCTTTTTGATATCGAAAAATGGATCCTTCCTTCCCCTGCGGATATCGCAAAACAAACGGCAGAGGGAGCCGGCGGTTTATGGGGGCATGTCTTGGCTACGGTCAAGCTGACCTTGGAAGGTTTTGTGATCGGAACGTCTGTCGGTCTATTGATCGCACTAATCCTGCATATGATCCCTTTTCTCAAGTCGGCCCTCTACCCGCTGCTGATCCTCAGCCAAAACATCCCTACGATTGCGCTGGCGCCGCTTCTGATGATCTGGTTCGGTTTCGGCCTGCTGCCCAAGCTGATCGTGATCACGCTCGTCTGCTTTTTCCCTGTTGCCGTCGCAACGATGGGCGGGCTTAAGCAGACCGACCGGATGATGCTGAACTATATGCGGATGATCGGGGCAAACAAACGCCAGATATTTACCAAGCTGGAGCTGCCGCATGCGCTGCCTTCGATCTTTTCGGGGATTAAAATTGCGGCTACCTACAGCGTTATGGGGGCGGTCATCGCGGAATGGATCGGGGCTGAAAAGGGGATCGGCTATTATATGATGCTGCAAAAGGCCGGATACCGCACCGACCGTATGTTTGTCGCCATTATGATCATTGTCGCACTGAGCCTAATGATGTTTGGATTGATCGCTTTGCTGGAAAAATGGCTTGTACGCTGGAAGCCAAAGCAAGAAAGTTAG
- a CDS encoding copper ion binding protein: MKSITLNVQGMSCDHCVRAVEGAVKEAGAAGKVDLPGNKVTVEYDESKVSLDAIKAAIEDQGYDVV, from the coding sequence ATGAAAAGCATAACGCTGAATGTTCAAGGAATGTCTTGCGACCATTGTGTAAGAGCTGTTGAAGGTGCCGTGAAAGAAGCGGGTGCCGCCGGCAAGGTGGATCTGCCTGGGAATAAGGTTACTGTGGAATATGACGAAAGCAAAGTAAGCCTCGACGCCATTAAAGCAGCCATCGAAGACCAAGGCTACGATGTAGTCTAA
- a CDS encoding metal-sensitive transcriptional regulator has protein sequence MIAETNQEPVIQEKGTEGGERRSHHSQRTKNNLITRLNRIEGQIRGVKGLIERDTYCDDVLNQIAAIQAALNGVGKLLLENHMRSCVVERIESGDHAVIDEVLVTVKKLMK, from the coding sequence ATGATCGCTGAGACCAACCAGGAGCCGGTAATTCAGGAAAAGGGCACGGAAGGCGGGGAGCGGCGCAGCCACCATTCGCAGCGAACGAAGAACAATCTCATTACCCGCCTGAACCGCATCGAAGGCCAAATCCGCGGCGTCAAGGGATTGATAGAGCGGGATACGTATTGCGATGATGTCTTGAATCAGATCGCAGCCATCCAGGCTGCTCTGAACGGCGTCGGCAAGCTGCTGCTGGAGAATCATATGAGAAGCTGCGTGGTGGAACGGATTGAATCCGGGGATCACGCCGTGATTGACGAAGTGCTGGTTACGGTTAAGAAATTGATGAAATAA
- the nfsA gene encoding oxygen-insensitive NADPH nitroreductase: MNDTLSLLMNHRSIRKYKNTPVTDEQLQAIISAAQMASTSSNVQAYSVIAVTEPELKKELAELAGNQAYVRECPVFLVWCADLYRLQQVTAEPLQGRASYADTTENFIVATVDAALAAQNAAIAAESLGLGIVYIGGVRNRIAEVSKLLGLPELVYPVFGMCVGVADQEPGQRPRLPLESVLHLNGYAKVQSVEAVKAYDDVMQAYLLERTGGKKDTPWSHVMADRLAEPIRLHMKVFFEDKGFMRK, translated from the coding sequence ATGAATGATACGTTGTCTCTACTGATGAACCACCGTTCCATCCGAAAATATAAAAATACGCCGGTAACCGATGAGCAGCTGCAGGCGATCATCTCTGCGGCGCAAATGGCGTCAACGTCAAGCAACGTTCAGGCGTACAGCGTTATTGCGGTTACGGAACCTGAACTAAAAAAGGAGTTGGCCGAACTCGCCGGGAATCAGGCTTATGTGCGGGAGTGCCCGGTATTTCTCGTCTGGTGCGCGGATTTATATCGTTTGCAGCAGGTAACGGCTGAGCCGCTGCAGGGGCGCGCGTCTTATGCGGATACGACGGAGAATTTTATCGTGGCGACGGTGGATGCCGCTTTGGCGGCCCAGAATGCCGCGATTGCCGCGGAATCACTGGGCCTTGGCATCGTATATATCGGGGGCGTCCGCAACCGTATCGCCGAAGTGTCCAAGCTTCTTGGCCTGCCTGAATTGGTATATCCGGTGTTTGGCATGTGCGTCGGCGTTGCGGATCAGGAGCCTGGACAGCGTCCCCGCCTGCCGCTCGAGTCGGTGCTGCATCTGAACGGATACGCCAAGGTGCAAAGCGTTGAGGCGGTCAAGGCGTATGACGATGTCATGCAGGCTTACCTGCTTGAACGTACCGGCGGCAAAAAGGATACACCATGGTCGCATGTGATGGCTGACAGGCTGGCTGAGCCGATCCGGCTGCACATGAAGGTTTTTTTTGAAGACAAAGGATTTATGCGAAAATAA
- a CDS encoding ABC transporter substrate-binding protein → MKTKKIGLLLLTLLLILVAGCGSKATENGAGKTSGETSSAVGENEPEKLKDVKVVLDWTPNTNHTGLYVAKEKGYYAEEGLNVEIMQPGAGGSDAMVASGKVPFGVSIQENVTQGRTQGVPLVSIAAVIQHNTSGFAAPVDRNIKKPKDFEGKTYGGWGSPVEQAVISSIMENDKADANKVKFVNMGEADYFTAVKRDIDFAWIFYAWTGIEAELRNEPLDMMYVKDFSDKLDYYTPVIVTNEKQIQEDPELVKAFMRATSKGYEYAIKNPEDAANILLKAVPELDKDLVIASQKWLSPKYQDDAARWGEQKEQVWKGYSDWMYEHKLLDKPLDVDKAFTNDFLP, encoded by the coding sequence ATGAAAACAAAGAAAATCGGGCTGCTTCTGCTGACCCTGCTGCTCATTCTGGTAGCAGGCTGCGGCAGCAAGGCCACCGAAAACGGCGCGGGTAAAACCTCTGGTGAAACATCCTCCGCTGTAGGCGAAAATGAACCCGAAAAGCTGAAGGATGTAAAGGTCGTTCTTGATTGGACGCCAAATACGAATCATACGGGGCTATATGTCGCCAAAGAAAAAGGATATTACGCAGAAGAAGGACTGAATGTCGAAATCATGCAGCCTGGTGCCGGCGGGTCGGATGCCATGGTGGCATCGGGCAAGGTTCCGTTCGGCGTCAGCATCCAGGAGAATGTAACCCAGGGGCGGACGCAAGGTGTGCCGCTGGTATCGATTGCGGCGGTTATCCAGCATAACACCTCCGGTTTTGCCGCACCGGTTGACCGTAACATCAAAAAGCCGAAGGATTTTGAAGGCAAAACCTATGGCGGATGGGGATCGCCTGTCGAGCAGGCTGTAATCAGTTCGATCATGGAAAACGACAAGGCGGATGCAAACAAGGTCAAATTCGTCAATATGGGCGAAGCCGATTACTTTACGGCGGTAAAACGCGACATCGATTTCGCTTGGATCTTTTACGCTTGGACCGGGATTGAAGCAGAGCTTCGCAACGAGCCGCTTGATATGATGTATGTCAAAGACTTCTCGGATAAGCTGGATTACTATACGCCGGTCATCGTGACAAATGAGAAGCAGATTCAGGAGGACCCTGAGCTGGTCAAAGCCTTTATGCGCGCCACTTCCAAAGGTTACGAATATGCGATCAAAAATCCGGAGGATGCGGCTAATATTTTGCTCAAAGCCGTACCTGAACTCGACAAAGATCTCGTTATCGCCAGCCAAAAATGGCTTAGCCCGAAATACCAGGACGACGCAGCGCGTTGGGGCGAACAGAAAGAGCAGGTTTGGAAAGGATATTCCGATTGGATGTACGAGCATAAGCTGCTCGATAAACCGCTTGATGTCGATAAGGCTTTTACCAATGACTTTTTGCCGTAA
- a CDS encoding ABC transporter ATP-binding protein, with amino-acid sequence MRSSAQVETAQAEPPLALEATGVSKAFRGKRDNLQVLNNVTLTVRKGEFVSIIGPSGSGKSTLFHIIGGLVKPDAGTVRMNGTDVTGQQGHISYMPQQPALFPWRTIEDNVLLSQEIQGSVDQAARENARYWLDKVGLGGFEKAHPHTLSGGMQQRAAFLRALLSPQELMCLDEPFSALDALTRSDMQRWLLNIWEESRRSVLFITHNIEEALLLSNRIYVFSGRPASVLQVVDVPFPRPRSEEIIEHPEFIKLRRELSGWMREEQLKMQKVLKG; translated from the coding sequence ATGCGGTCGTCCGCCCAAGTGGAAACAGCCCAAGCGGAGCCTCCGCTCGCCCTTGAAGCCACTGGTGTCAGTAAAGCATTTCGCGGTAAACGTGACAATCTGCAGGTGCTCAACAATGTGACGCTCACCGTCCGCAAAGGGGAATTCGTCTCTATTATCGGTCCTTCCGGCAGCGGAAAAAGCACGCTGTTTCACATCATCGGCGGCCTGGTCAAACCCGACGCGGGAACGGTGCGCATGAACGGCACGGACGTAACCGGACAGCAGGGGCATATCAGCTATATGCCCCAGCAGCCTGCGCTTTTCCCTTGGCGGACGATTGAGGATAATGTTCTGCTCTCACAAGAGATACAGGGCAGCGTCGACCAAGCGGCCCGGGAAAATGCCCGCTATTGGCTTGACAAGGTCGGTTTGGGCGGTTTCGAAAAGGCCCATCCGCATACTCTATCGGGCGGCATGCAGCAGCGGGCGGCTTTCCTGCGCGCCCTGCTCAGCCCGCAAGAGCTGATGTGCCTTGATGAACCGTTCAGCGCGCTTGATGCGCTGACACGCAGCGACATGCAGCGCTGGCTATTGAATATTTGGGAGGAAAGCCGGCGATCGGTGCTTTTTATTACCCATAACATTGAAGAAGCGCTGCTGCTCTCCAACCGCATTTATGTGTTCTCAGGGCGCCCGGCTTCGGTGCTGCAGGTGGTGGATGTACCGTTTCCGCGGCCGCGCAGCGAGGAGATCATCGAGCATCCGGAATTCATCAAGCTAAGACGCGAGCTATCCGGCTGGATGCGTGAGGAGCAGCTGAAAATGCAGAAGGTTCTAAAAGGATGA